A window of Ipomoea triloba cultivar NCNSP0323 chromosome 2, ASM357664v1 contains these coding sequences:
- the LOC116008230 gene encoding uncharacterized protein LOC116008230 isoform X2, producing MSSDRQAVTVRDLAEEAKKRIVFLIVCVVGLSYLMSLTSSSVLVNLPAAVLLIILLRYLSLDFEARWKAANYKGKSFTANSDFQRRQVEGPKNLNEKSEWRKKVSSPIVEEAIDQFTRHIVSEWVTDLWYSRITPDRQGPEELVLIMNSVLGEISCRMKNVNLIDLLLRDSINCICSHLELFRVCKVKIEKQHSRSLTIEERDMELKSVLAAENKLHPALFSPEAEHKVLQHLMDGLISLTFKPEDLQCSLFRYIVRELLACVVMRPVLNLANPRFINERIEILVASSKKTVKVTAAAQVQPQSKTSGFSKVSSDNFSPFIDPSVNGVELVQLKKDQSDNSVVNNAMHDVNGTELSKDPLLSIDTRSTRSWSNLPTQPHSDDGRLVQRHHSGGEWGDMLDVFSHRKAEALAPEHFDNMWAKGRNYKRKEENKQVADPTQQSSIGTSKAVSNSKAITGQNGRVGENRVSEQSVTYNGFRHGDWNKLSSSNSSYQEDDEHDDALSDEDAPGSSSYSTEEEETSVGLGSPVVKVWDAKNKRNVTHIHHPLESRESKKSRRKGSKGQNYSKRLSKTSSGWKRSRLSSQKDHVWQEIERTSFLSGDGHDILNSSKDNLKHEQLSDDSEAEMSGRISSGATATSSVSTSNLFENHNLDTNTAKTSIIADAFLKLRCEVLSASIVKSGTTTFAVYSISVTDAYNNNWSIKRRFRHFEELHRRLKEFSEYNLHLPPKHFFSTGLDVPVIQERCKLLDMYLKKLLQHPTISNSIEVWDFLSVDSQTYSFSNSLSIIETLSVLVDPDESVHERDKEHMQNIGPRVDPLSSNRGYIKAGNKDLTVRMKPNHVVDASRLNYKYVPPIKKPDKENGKAFEDSSSDSDNMVQKNKVSSSKIEKAVKVGDATAHVSSELLVNTADDPTLPSEWIPPNLSVPILDMVDVVLQLQDGGWIRRQAFWIAKQVLQLGMGDAFDDWLIEKIQLLRQGSVVATGIKRIEQILWPDGIFITKHPKRQRPVPTASPSHNLSPGQPSTPLSSPKMEEIQKLDEMQQEEAERRAKLVYELMIVRVSSR from the exons ATGAGCAGCGACAGGCAGGCGGTGACGGTTCGGGACCTCGCCGAGGAAGCAAAAAAGAGGATTGTGTTTCTCATTGTTTGCGTCGTCGGACTCTCCTATCTCATGTCTT TGACAAGCTCTTCAGTTTTAGTCAACCTGCCTGCTGCTGTTCTCTTGATTATCTTACTTCGCTATCTATCTCTGGATTTTGAGGCACGGTGGAAAGCTGCAAATTACAAAGGAAAATCGTTCACCGCAAATAGTGATTTTCAGAGAAGACAAGTTGAGGGTCCAAAAAACCTTAATGAGAAGTCTGAATGGAGGAAGAAAGTGAGTTCTCCTATTGTGGAGGAAGCAATAGATCAGTTCACAAGACATATAGTCTCTGAGTGGGTAACAGACCTCTGGTACTCTCGTATAACTCCTGATAGGCAAGGTCCAGAAGAGCTTGTGCTGATTATGAATTCTGTGCTGGGGGAAATTTCATGCCGAATGAAAAATGTGAATCTTATAGATCTTTTATTAAG GGACAGCATCAATTGTATATGCAGCCATTTGGAGCTTTTTCGTGTTTGTAAGGTGAAGATTGAAAAGCAACATTCAAGATCTTTAACCATAGAAGAGCGAGACATGGAGCTTAAGTCAGTGCTGGCTGCAGAAAACAAATTGCATCCTGCTTTATTTTCTCCTGAAGCTGAGCACAAG GTTCTCCAGCATCTTATGGATGGACTTATTTCATTGACATTCAAGCCAGAGGATCTACAATGTTCTTTATTCCGCTACATTGTCAGGGAGCTTCTTGCTTGTGTAGTAATGCGGCCTGTATTAAATTTAGCTAACCCaag ATTTATTAATGAGAGGATTGAAATTCTAGTGGCTTCTTCAAAGAAGACCGTAAAAGTTACTGCAGCAGCACAAGTTCAACCCCAGTCCAAGACAAGTGGATTTTCAAAAGTATCTTCAGACAATTTTTCTCCTTTTATAGATCCTTCTGTTAATGGTGTTGAACTTGTACAGTTGAAAAAGGATCAGTCTGATAATAGTGTGGTGAACAATGCAATGCACGATGTGAATGGAACTGAACTTTCAAAGGATCCATTGCTTTCAATTGACACACGATCAACAAGGTCTTGGAGTAACTTGCCAACACAACCTCATTCTGATGATGGAAGACTTGTTCAGCGCCATCACTCTGGAGGTGAGTGGGGTGACATGCTAGATGTGTTTTCTCACAGAAAGGCTGAAGCACTGGCTCCGGAACATTTTGATAATATGTGGGCGAAAGGGAGAAACTATAAAAGGAAAGAAGAGAACAAACAGGTGGCTGATCCAACACAACAAAGTTCTATAGGCACATCCAAAGCAGTGAGCAACTCAAAAGCAATTACAGGGCAGAATGGAAGGGTTGGAGAAAACAGGGTATCTGAACAATCAGTTACATATAATGGTTTTCGTCATGGTGATTGGAATAAACTGAGTAGTTCTAATTCATCCTATCAGGAGGATGATGAACATGATGACGCGCTATCTGATGAGGATGCACCAGGGAGCAGTTCGTATTcaactgaagaagaagaaactagTGTCGGTCTTGGCTCTCCTGTTGTTAAAGTTTGGGAtgctaaaaataaaagaaatgttaCTCACATTCATCATCCACTTGAAAGTAGGGAAAGCAAAAAGTCAAGAAGGAAAGGAAGTAAAGGACAAAATTATTCTAAACGATTGAGTAAGACATCATCTGGATGGAAGAGGTCTAGATTGAGTAGCCAGAAAGATCATGTCTGGCAAGAGATTGAAAGAACAAGCTTCTTATCAGGAGATGGACACGACATACTGAATTCTTCTAAAGATAATCTGAAACATGAACAGTTAAGTGATGATTCTGAGGCAGAAATGTCTGGTAGAATTTCTAGTGGAGCAACTGCAACATCATCTGTCTCTACAAGCAATTTATTCGAAAATCATAATTTGGACACTAATACTGCAAAAACTTCCATAATTGCAGATGCTTTTTTGAAATTAAGATGTGAG GTATTAAGTGCCAGTATTGTAAAGAGTGGCACAACAACCTTTGCTGTTTATTCCATATCTGTTACAGATGCATACAATAATAATTGGTCAATAAAAAGAAG GTTTAGACACTTTGAGGAGCTACATAGACGTCTCAAGGAGTTCTCTGAATATAATCTTCATTTGCCACCCAAGCATTTCTTCTCGACTGGCCTTGATGTCCCAGTCATCCAGGAGCGGTGTAAATTGCTTGACATGTATCTGAAG AAACTTTTGCAGCACCCAACTATTTCCAACTCCATTGAAGTATGGGACTTCCTTAGTGTTGATTCTCAG ACATACAGTTTCTCAAACTCTCTGTCAATCATTGAAACACTGTCAG TTTTAGTTGATCCGGATGAATCAGTACATGAAAGGGATAAAGAACATATGCAAAATATAGGCCCCAGGGTTGATCCCCTATCCTCCAACAGAGGGTACATTAAGGCTGGAAACAAGGATCTTACGGTGAGGATGAAGCCTAACCATGTGGTAGATGCCTCtagattaaattataaatatgtacCTCCAATAAAAAAGCCGGACAAAGAAAATGGGAAGGCATTTGAGGACTCAAGCAGTGATTCTGACAATATGGTGCAGAAGAATAAAGTTTCTTCCTCTAAAATTGAGAAGGCAGTAAAAGTGGGTGATGCTACTGCACATGTATCATCTGAGTTGCTTGTTAATACTGCAGATGATCCAACTCTTCCAAGTGAG TGGATACCGCCAAATTTGAGTGTGCCAATATTAGACATGGTGGATGTTGTTTTGCAGCTTCAGGATGGTGGATGGATCAG GAGGCAGGCATTCTGGATTGCAAAACAAGTGTTACAATTGGGAATGGGTGATGCATTTGATGACTGGCTAATTGAAAAAATCCAGCTTCTACGCCAGGGGTCAGTTGTTGCTACAGGAATCAAGCGCATTGAACAG ATTCTCTGGCCTGATGGTATATTCATAACAAAGCATCCAAAAAGACAACGACCTGTCCCCACTGCAAGTCCATCCCATAATTTATCTCCTGGCCAACCTTCTACTCCACTATCTTCACCCAAGATGGAGGAAATCCAGAAGCTAGATGAGATGCAACAGGAGGAAGCAGAGAGACGAGCAAAACTAGTTTATGAGCTAATGATTG TGAGGGTATCTTCCAGATAA
- the LOC116008230 gene encoding uncharacterized protein LOC116008230 isoform X1, with translation MSSDRQAVTVRDLAEEAKKRIVFLIVCVVGLSYLMSLTSSSVLVNLPAAVLLIILLRYLSLDFEARWKAANYKGKSFTANSDFQRRQVEGPKNLNEKSEWRKKVSSPIVEEAIDQFTRHIVSEWVTDLWYSRITPDRQGPEELVLIMNSVLGEISCRMKNVNLIDLLLRDSINCICSHLELFRVCKVKIEKQHSRSLTIEERDMELKSVLAAENKLHPALFSPEAEHKVLQHLMDGLISLTFKPEDLQCSLFRYIVRELLACVVMRPVLNLANPRFINERIEILVASSKKTVKVTAAAQVQPQSKTSGFSKVSSDNFSPFIDPSVNGVELVQLKKDQSDNSVVNNAMHDVNGTELSKDPLLSIDTRSTRSWSNLPTQPHSDDGRLVQRHHSGGEWGDMLDVFSHRKAEALAPEHFDNMWAKGRNYKRKEENKQVADPTQQSSIGTSKAVSNSKAITGQNGRVGENRVSEQSVTYNGFRHGDWNKLSSSNSSYQEDDEHDDALSDEDAPGSSSYSTEEEETSVGLGSPVVKVWDAKNKRNVTHIHHPLESRESKKSRRKGSKGQNYSKRLSKTSSGWKRSRLSSQKDHVWQEIERTSFLSGDGHDILNSSKDNLKHEQLSDDSEAEMSGRISSGATATSSVSTSNLFENHNLDTNTAKTSIIADAFLKLRCEVLSASIVKSGTTTFAVYSISVTDAYNNNWSIKRRFRHFEELHRRLKEFSEYNLHLPPKHFFSTGLDVPVIQERCKLLDMYLKKLLQHPTISNSIEVWDFLSVDSQTYSFSNSLSIIETLSVLVDPDESVHERDKEHMQNIGPRVDPLSSNRGYIKAGNKDLTVRMKPNHVVDASRLNYKYVPPIKKPDKENGKAFEDSSSDSDNMVQKNKVSSSKIEKAVKVGDATAHVSSELLVNTADDPTLPSEWIPPNLSVPILDMVDVVLQLQDGGWIRRQAFWIAKQVLQLGMGDAFDDWLIEKIQLLRQGSVVATGIKRIEQILWPDGIFITKHPKRQRPVPTASPSHNLSPGQPSTPLSSPKMEEIQKLDEMQQEEAERRAKLVYELMIDKAPAAIVGLVGRKEYEQCAKDLYFFIQSSVCLKQLAYDLVELLLSSAFPELDYVFREFREEKGNFGELRVD, from the exons ATGAGCAGCGACAGGCAGGCGGTGACGGTTCGGGACCTCGCCGAGGAAGCAAAAAAGAGGATTGTGTTTCTCATTGTTTGCGTCGTCGGACTCTCCTATCTCATGTCTT TGACAAGCTCTTCAGTTTTAGTCAACCTGCCTGCTGCTGTTCTCTTGATTATCTTACTTCGCTATCTATCTCTGGATTTTGAGGCACGGTGGAAAGCTGCAAATTACAAAGGAAAATCGTTCACCGCAAATAGTGATTTTCAGAGAAGACAAGTTGAGGGTCCAAAAAACCTTAATGAGAAGTCTGAATGGAGGAAGAAAGTGAGTTCTCCTATTGTGGAGGAAGCAATAGATCAGTTCACAAGACATATAGTCTCTGAGTGGGTAACAGACCTCTGGTACTCTCGTATAACTCCTGATAGGCAAGGTCCAGAAGAGCTTGTGCTGATTATGAATTCTGTGCTGGGGGAAATTTCATGCCGAATGAAAAATGTGAATCTTATAGATCTTTTATTAAG GGACAGCATCAATTGTATATGCAGCCATTTGGAGCTTTTTCGTGTTTGTAAGGTGAAGATTGAAAAGCAACATTCAAGATCTTTAACCATAGAAGAGCGAGACATGGAGCTTAAGTCAGTGCTGGCTGCAGAAAACAAATTGCATCCTGCTTTATTTTCTCCTGAAGCTGAGCACAAG GTTCTCCAGCATCTTATGGATGGACTTATTTCATTGACATTCAAGCCAGAGGATCTACAATGTTCTTTATTCCGCTACATTGTCAGGGAGCTTCTTGCTTGTGTAGTAATGCGGCCTGTATTAAATTTAGCTAACCCaag ATTTATTAATGAGAGGATTGAAATTCTAGTGGCTTCTTCAAAGAAGACCGTAAAAGTTACTGCAGCAGCACAAGTTCAACCCCAGTCCAAGACAAGTGGATTTTCAAAAGTATCTTCAGACAATTTTTCTCCTTTTATAGATCCTTCTGTTAATGGTGTTGAACTTGTACAGTTGAAAAAGGATCAGTCTGATAATAGTGTGGTGAACAATGCAATGCACGATGTGAATGGAACTGAACTTTCAAAGGATCCATTGCTTTCAATTGACACACGATCAACAAGGTCTTGGAGTAACTTGCCAACACAACCTCATTCTGATGATGGAAGACTTGTTCAGCGCCATCACTCTGGAGGTGAGTGGGGTGACATGCTAGATGTGTTTTCTCACAGAAAGGCTGAAGCACTGGCTCCGGAACATTTTGATAATATGTGGGCGAAAGGGAGAAACTATAAAAGGAAAGAAGAGAACAAACAGGTGGCTGATCCAACACAACAAAGTTCTATAGGCACATCCAAAGCAGTGAGCAACTCAAAAGCAATTACAGGGCAGAATGGAAGGGTTGGAGAAAACAGGGTATCTGAACAATCAGTTACATATAATGGTTTTCGTCATGGTGATTGGAATAAACTGAGTAGTTCTAATTCATCCTATCAGGAGGATGATGAACATGATGACGCGCTATCTGATGAGGATGCACCAGGGAGCAGTTCGTATTcaactgaagaagaagaaactagTGTCGGTCTTGGCTCTCCTGTTGTTAAAGTTTGGGAtgctaaaaataaaagaaatgttaCTCACATTCATCATCCACTTGAAAGTAGGGAAAGCAAAAAGTCAAGAAGGAAAGGAAGTAAAGGACAAAATTATTCTAAACGATTGAGTAAGACATCATCTGGATGGAAGAGGTCTAGATTGAGTAGCCAGAAAGATCATGTCTGGCAAGAGATTGAAAGAACAAGCTTCTTATCAGGAGATGGACACGACATACTGAATTCTTCTAAAGATAATCTGAAACATGAACAGTTAAGTGATGATTCTGAGGCAGAAATGTCTGGTAGAATTTCTAGTGGAGCAACTGCAACATCATCTGTCTCTACAAGCAATTTATTCGAAAATCATAATTTGGACACTAATACTGCAAAAACTTCCATAATTGCAGATGCTTTTTTGAAATTAAGATGTGAG GTATTAAGTGCCAGTATTGTAAAGAGTGGCACAACAACCTTTGCTGTTTATTCCATATCTGTTACAGATGCATACAATAATAATTGGTCAATAAAAAGAAG GTTTAGACACTTTGAGGAGCTACATAGACGTCTCAAGGAGTTCTCTGAATATAATCTTCATTTGCCACCCAAGCATTTCTTCTCGACTGGCCTTGATGTCCCAGTCATCCAGGAGCGGTGTAAATTGCTTGACATGTATCTGAAG AAACTTTTGCAGCACCCAACTATTTCCAACTCCATTGAAGTATGGGACTTCCTTAGTGTTGATTCTCAG ACATACAGTTTCTCAAACTCTCTGTCAATCATTGAAACACTGTCAG TTTTAGTTGATCCGGATGAATCAGTACATGAAAGGGATAAAGAACATATGCAAAATATAGGCCCCAGGGTTGATCCCCTATCCTCCAACAGAGGGTACATTAAGGCTGGAAACAAGGATCTTACGGTGAGGATGAAGCCTAACCATGTGGTAGATGCCTCtagattaaattataaatatgtacCTCCAATAAAAAAGCCGGACAAAGAAAATGGGAAGGCATTTGAGGACTCAAGCAGTGATTCTGACAATATGGTGCAGAAGAATAAAGTTTCTTCCTCTAAAATTGAGAAGGCAGTAAAAGTGGGTGATGCTACTGCACATGTATCATCTGAGTTGCTTGTTAATACTGCAGATGATCCAACTCTTCCAAGTGAG TGGATACCGCCAAATTTGAGTGTGCCAATATTAGACATGGTGGATGTTGTTTTGCAGCTTCAGGATGGTGGATGGATCAG GAGGCAGGCATTCTGGATTGCAAAACAAGTGTTACAATTGGGAATGGGTGATGCATTTGATGACTGGCTAATTGAAAAAATCCAGCTTCTACGCCAGGGGTCAGTTGTTGCTACAGGAATCAAGCGCATTGAACAG ATTCTCTGGCCTGATGGTATATTCATAACAAAGCATCCAAAAAGACAACGACCTGTCCCCACTGCAAGTCCATCCCATAATTTATCTCCTGGCCAACCTTCTACTCCACTATCTTCACCCAAGATGGAGGAAATCCAGAAGCTAGATGAGATGCAACAGGAGGAAGCAGAGAGACGAGCAAAACTAGTTTATGAGCTAATGATTG ATAAAGCACCAGCTGCTATTGTGGGTCTTGTTGGTCGTAAGGAATATGAACAGTGTGCAAAGGATCTGTATTTCTTCATTCAG TCATCTGTTTGTCTGAAGCAATTAGCCTATGATCTTGTTGAGCTGCTGTTGTCATCTGCATTTCCTGAGCTGGATTATGTGTTTAGGGAGTTTCGTGAAGAGAAAGGGAATTTTGGAGAACTTAGAGTGGATTAG
- the LOC116008256 gene encoding uncharacterized protein LOC116008256: protein MSEPYKTISTVKPAQVFLKKTIDKTKKFLLKTLETLKSFLFRGYKNADQLPQLKSVNRISDSAIKELDDFYRSWSQRWESEKTESGKKRSGGSGECVIAIQKNVKRTKDGEEERRCDDEVKRSRREAFSQCGNKGSSRSLAKKMEELEMMDMEDVDQVLDIEEVLHYYSRLNCPLYLDIVDTFFMDMYTEFSLPPPTISRVNSSRRSLGPIKL from the coding sequence ATGAGCGAGCCATATAAAACGATTAGTACAGTTAAGCCGGCGCAAGTGTTTTTGAAGAAAACTATTGATAAGACAAAGAAGTTCCTACTCAAAACACTCGAAACCCTGAAATCGTTCCTGTTTCGGGGCTACAAGAATGCCGATCAACTCCCCCAATTAAAGAGCGTCAACAGGATTTCAGACAGCGCCATTAAAGAGCTGGATGATTTCTACAGAAGCTGGTCTCAACGGTGGGAGTCTGAGAAGACAGAATCTGGGAAAAAGCGAAGTGGAGGGAGTGGTGAATGTGTTATTGCGATCCAAAAGAATGTTAAAAGGACGAAAGATGGCGAAGAAGAGAGGAGGTGTGATGATGAAGTGAAAAGATCGAGAAGAGAGGCGTTTTCGCAGTGTGGGAATAAAGGGAGCAGTCGGAGTTTGGCAAAGAAGATGGAGGAGCTGGAGATGATGGATATGGAAGATGTGGATCAAGTGTTGGACATTGAAGAAGTTCTGCACTACTATTCTCGACTCAACTGTCCGCTTTACCTGGACATTGTGGACACCTTTTTCATGGACATGTACACTGAGTTCTCCCTCCCACCGCCTACTATAAGCCGTGTCAACAGTTCAAGGAGAAGTCTTGGTCCGATTAAGCTCTAG